The following coding sequences lie in one Leucobacter allii genomic window:
- the rsmA gene encoding 16S rRNA (adenine(1518)-N(6)/adenine(1519)-N(6))-dimethyltransferase RsmA: MTDAPALLGPIEIRELAERLGVSPTKKLGQNFVIDPNTVRKIVRLAEVEAGDRVVEIGPGLGSLTLGILEAGADVTAVEIDHRLAAELPATARSMQPEVFADAALPRLRVLRSDALDIGAGDIAGLPAPPEVLVANLPYNVSVPILMHLLELIPQLRGGLVMVQAEVGHRIAAAPGSKEYGSPSAKAAWYGRWRIAGTVSRRIFWPVPGVDSVLVGYERYAEPIGSEAERELTFALVNAAFAQRRKMLRQALQPVLGPLERAVAVLEAGGAAPTARAEQLGIEDFLRIARAARAV, from the coding sequence GTGACCGACGCCCCCGCCCTCCTCGGCCCGATCGAGATCCGGGAGCTGGCGGAGCGCCTCGGGGTCTCCCCGACGAAGAAGCTCGGGCAGAACTTCGTGATCGACCCCAACACGGTCCGCAAGATCGTGCGGCTGGCGGAGGTCGAGGCGGGAGACCGCGTCGTCGAGATCGGGCCCGGGCTGGGCTCGCTCACGCTCGGCATCCTCGAGGCGGGCGCGGACGTCACCGCCGTGGAGATCGATCACCGGCTGGCGGCGGAGCTGCCCGCCACGGCGCGGTCGATGCAGCCGGAGGTCTTCGCCGACGCCGCACTGCCCCGGCTGCGCGTGCTCCGCAGCGACGCGCTCGACATCGGCGCGGGCGACATCGCCGGACTGCCGGCGCCGCCCGAGGTGCTCGTCGCGAATCTGCCCTACAACGTGTCCGTGCCGATCCTCATGCACCTGCTCGAGCTCATCCCGCAGCTGCGCGGCGGCCTCGTCATGGTGCAGGCCGAGGTCGGGCACCGGATCGCGGCGGCGCCCGGCTCGAAGGAGTACGGCTCGCCGAGCGCCAAGGCGGCCTGGTACGGGCGGTGGCGGATCGCCGGGACGGTGAGCCGGCGCATCTTCTGGCCGGTGCCCGGCGTCGACTCGGTGCTCGTCGGGTACGAGCGGTACGCCGAGCCGATCGGGAGCGAGGCGGAGCGGGAGCTGACGTTCGCGCTCGTGAACGCCGCGTTCGCCCAGCGGCGGAAGATGCTGCGGCAGGCGCTGCAACCCGTGCTCGGCCCGCTCGAGCGGGCCGTCGCCGTGCTGGAGGCCGGGGGAGCGGCGCCCACGGCGCGCGCCGAACAGCTCGGGATCGAGGATTTCCTGCGCATCGCCCGGGCGGCCCGCGCGGTCTGA
- a CDS encoding TatD family hydrolase, translated as MSSAGSAGPPAGRLRTRSSDGTAPSRRDLSRPPSPEPLPVSVYDNHAHLEFEDGVDQLDPLDSLDRAGAVGVRGIVQVGTDLETSRWSAELAAHDPRVLAAVALHPNEAPRLAARGLLCEQLSEISRLAAQPRVRAVGETGLDFFRTAEDGREAQLESFEAHIEIAKANGIALQIHDRDAHDEVVATLRRVGAPERTVFHCFSGDAALARICNEQGWVMSFAGTTTFKNAPALREALSVADPALVLAETDAPFLTPEPFRGRPNAPYLLPHTVRRMAEALGEPLDEVCARIAANTERVYGSWDPEQRVAA; from the coding sequence GTGAGCTCCGCCGGATCCGCGGGCCCGCCCGCCGGGAGGCTCCGCACGCGCTCCTCCGACGGCACCGCGCCGAGCCGACGCGATCTCAGCCGTCCGCCCAGCCCGGAGCCGCTGCCCGTCTCCGTCTACGACAACCACGCCCACCTCGAGTTCGAGGACGGCGTCGACCAGCTCGATCCGCTCGACTCGCTCGATCGCGCGGGGGCCGTCGGCGTCCGCGGCATCGTGCAGGTGGGCACCGACCTCGAGACGAGCCGGTGGAGCGCCGAGCTCGCGGCGCACGATCCCCGGGTGCTCGCCGCGGTCGCGCTGCACCCCAACGAGGCGCCCAGGCTCGCCGCGCGCGGGCTGCTGTGCGAGCAGCTCTCCGAGATCTCCCGTCTCGCGGCGCAGCCGCGCGTGCGCGCCGTGGGGGAGACCGGCCTCGACTTCTTCCGCACCGCCGAGGACGGACGGGAGGCGCAGCTCGAGTCCTTCGAGGCGCACATCGAGATCGCGAAGGCCAACGGCATCGCCCTGCAGATCCACGACCGCGACGCGCACGACGAGGTCGTCGCGACGCTCAGACGCGTCGGCGCGCCCGAGCGCACCGTCTTCCACTGCTTCTCCGGGGACGCGGCGCTCGCACGCATCTGCAACGAGCAGGGCTGGGTGATGTCCTTCGCCGGGACGACGACGTTCAAGAACGCGCCCGCGCTGCGGGAGGCGCTCTCGGTCGCGGATCCCGCGCTCGTGCTCGCCGAGACCGACGCGCCGTTCCTCACCCCCGAGCCCTTCCGGGGGCGCCCGAACGCGCCGTACCTCCTGCCCCACACCGTACGGCGCATGGCGGAGGCGCTCGGGGAGCCGCTCGACGAGGTGTGCGCGCGCATCGCGGCGAACACCGAGCGCGTGTACGGGTCCTGGGACCCCGAGCAGCGGGTCGCCGCGTGA